One genomic window of Melitaea cinxia chromosome 10, ilMelCinx1.1, whole genome shotgun sequence includes the following:
- the LOC123657504 gene encoding chaoptin-like, with protein sequence MRWAWRRRAPYCRGAWRVLAALLALLPRPAASPPSPPAHPAHPAPPAPRPCAANPLCVCRADHFACDYVPFHRFPDTEAGARHVAVSAARLGALAEAALDARALRTLVLVASRLHHVEPAALASMTSSLASLDLGYNEFTEIPIEALRNLKVLNWLNLQNNYISDLDPKMDWGGLTESLTSLSLSNNHICVLREDTLSSLRHLVQLELDGNRLRQIDAGALPPSLALLRLSDNLLSDLPCKALMLLPRLRHLHLRNNVLQPMSNTSCRSERSKIDSLDLSHNELTDSFYFEFFHHLQLKQLVLDLNDFTTVPSFVLDCGRLEKLSISYNNLQYISDSTLHALKHTLERLELDHNELATLPESMRELGRLRHLSLAYNLLEEVKVLPPNLHSLSLAGNFISSFPISLKDLASGALSYLDLGYNRISFISVDMFGAWSEGLTTLSLRGNRLAQLTLGTFPPLPLRELVLSFNDLYYVEAGVFTNLTYLRILELSSALFSGDISTRSSLETLTWLGLDNNNIHVISSEDMLNFPSLEYLNLDFNKIIEFPSDVSKTNGSFKLKELRLSYNYISKVNAEFLEFLIELQSVDLSYNRMTNISERSFYKLLNLVYLSLAGNVIEFIADEAFADLPKIEVLDLQENNLVEFSTKYFANVSSMNTDFTVNISYNNIVSLVGGRIVPINILDLSHNFIEAISRDFFKSLGNNVRQIFLSHNKISSIDNSAFGSLPHLSVLNLQENDINIIKRRAFSDMPLLQILDLSQNRIQQLSVEQFHSLHRLKLLRLDKNKLRALPRDVFKNTVLEYLDLSDNQLNLFPSSALAQVGFTLRRLELSRNRIEYLDVAMFHATAFLHELGLSYNALTVLSDNTLAGLPRLRRLDLSYNSIKTNFKELFHNAPRLRRLSLAGTGLKSTPHLPLANLTELNLSGNYIASYSESDVRYLSNLRALDISGNKFTSLRPAMWTTLPQLISLDVSRNPIVRIQRGLFDGLDRLLYLKMDNLRYLETIEPRAFRALISLRSLTFESPTGDTREIPITEVVSASPNLEAMVVEIRRESLDSQFLTLRAPKLRSLEVTGKAMRRVASNAFTGLGRQRSLSLKLTNSAVSELPPGLARPLVRVSHLTLDFTNNHLVSFGPAVLYPNLTGWNRFATKLLPGGLLLAGNPLRCGCSASWVGAWLRRWTSEVGGGSRAARAVARRSVCGASARAPLRPLLELHADEAECHASALSSPADNLYLHVFIKLIVLTLTLVSSFS encoded by the exons ATGCGGTGGGCATGGCGCCGGAGGGCCCCGTACTGCCGCGGTGCGTGGCGCGTGCTGGCGGCGCTGCTGGCTCTGCTGCCGCGCCCGGCCGCCTCGCCCCCCTCACCCCCCGCACACCCCGCGCACCCCGCCCCGCCCGCGCCCCGGCCCTGTGCCGCCAACCCGCTGTGCGTCTGCCGCGCCGACCACTTCGCCTGCGACTACGTGCCTTTCCACCGCTTCCCCGACACGG AGGCGGGCGCGCGGCACGTGGCGGTGTCGGCGGCGCGGCTGGGCGCGCTCGCGGAGGCGGCGCTGGACGCGCGCGCGCTGCGCACTCTCGTGCTCGTCGCCTCGCGCCTGCACCACGTGGAGCCCGCGGCCTTGGC GTCGATGACGTCGAGCCTGGCGTCGCTAGATCTAGGTTACAACGAATTTACAGAAATACCGATAGAGGCACTTCGGAACTTGAAAGTGTTGAATTGGTTGAATTTACAAAA tAATTATATAAGCGATTTGGACCCAAAAATGGACTGGGGTGGTCTTACAGAGTCTTTAACTAGTTTATCATTGAGTAATAATCACATCTGCGTACTACGTGAAGACACCTTGTCGTCACTGCGCCATCTCGTCCAGCTGGAGCTGGACGGCAATCGACTGAGACAAATAGACGCCGGTGCGCTGCCACCTTCGTTGGCGCTATTGCGGCTCTCCGACAACTTATTGTCGGATCTACCCTGCAAGGCGCTGATGTTGTTGCCTCGACTCCGACACCTCCACCTGAGGAACAACGTACTGCAGCCGATGTCAAACACGTCGTGTCGGAGCGAACGATCCAAAATAGATTCTCTCGATCTAAGTCACAACGAGCTCACAGACAGcttttattttgagtttttccACCACCTTCAACTGAAACAGCTGGTTTTGGACCTTAATGACTTCACGACGGTACCTTCCTTTGTTTTGGATTGCGGTCGTCTCGAAAAGTTATCAATATCATATAACAACTTGCAATATATATCTGATTCTACTTTGCACGCTCTCAAACATACTTTAGAAAGGTTGGAATTGGATCACAATGAACTGGCGACGCTCCCGGAAAGTATGCGTGAACTAGGTCGACTACGGCATTTATCTCTAGCCTATAATCTCTTAGAGGAAGTGAAGGTATTGCCACCTAATCTACATAGTCTTTCATTAGCCGGGAACTTTATAAGTTCATTTCCTATAAGTTTAAAAGACTTGGCTTCCGGGGCGCTGTCCTACTTAGATCTCGGCTACAACCGCATCTCGTTTATATCGGTCGACATGTTCGGCGCGTGGTCGGAGGGGCTCACCACACTCAGTCTACGCGGCAATAGACTGGCGCAGCTCACACTCGGTACCTTCCCGCCGCTACCTCTGCGAGAGCTCGTGTTAAGTTTTAACGACCTGTACTATGTGGAGGCTGGCGTTTTTACCAATTTGACTTATTTGCGAATTTTAGAATTATCATCCGCCCTTTTCAGTGGTGATATATCCACACGTTCGTCTTTAGAAACACTGACTTGGCTAGGATTAGATAACAATAATATTCATGTCATATCGTCTGAGGACATGCTAAATTTTCCTTCCTTAGAATACCTCAATCTagacttcaataaaataatagaattcCCCAGCGATGTAAGTAAAACCAACGGCTCTTTTAAGCTGAAGGAGCTGCGACTATCATATAATTACATAAGTAAAGTTAATGCTGAATTTCTCGAGTTTTTGATCGAATTACAAAGTGTAGACTTGTCTTACAATCGCATGACTAATATAAGTGAACGAAGTTTCTACAAATTGTTGAACTTAGTTTATTTAAGTTTAGCCGGCAACGTTATAGAGTTCATTGCCGATGAAGCTTTTGCTGATCTACCAAAAATAGAAGTTCTAGACTTGCAAGAGAATAACTTAGTCGaattttcaacaaaatattttgcaaatGTATCAAGTATGAATACCGATTTTACAGTGAacataagttataataatattgtttcacTCGTCGGAGGGCGTATTGTACCcattaatattttagatttatctCATAACTTCATAGAAGCTATATCGAGAGATTTCTTTAAGTCTCTAGGGAACAATGTCCGTCAAATTTTTCTTTCTCATAATAAAATATCGTCGATAGATAACTCCGCTTTCGGATCATTACCTCATTTAAGTGTTTTAAATTTGCAGgaaaatgatataaacattataaaaagacGCGCTTTTTCAGACATGcctttattacaaattttagacTTGTCACAAAATCGAATACAACAACTCTCAGTAGAACAATTTCACAGCTTACATAGATTAAAGCTTCTGCGTTTGGATAAAAACAAGCTCCGGGCGCTGCCGCGAGACGTCTTTAAGAATACTGTTTTAGAATATTTGGATTTGAGTGACAATCAATTAAATCTCTTCCCCAGTAGCGCTCTCGCTCAGGTTGGATTTACTTTACGCCGTCTCGAGCTGTCACGTAATCGGATCGAATACCTCGACGTCGCCATGTTTCACGCGACCGCCTTCCTCCACGAACTAGGCTTATCCTACAACGCACTCACCGTCCTCTCCGACAACACACTCGCGGGGTTGCCGCGACTGCGTCGTCTCGACCTCTCTTATAATTCGATCAAAACTAATTTTAAGGAACTGTTTCATAATGCTCCCCGTCTGCGACGGCTGTCGTTGGCTGGTACTGGTCTCAAGAGCACGCCACATCTCCCTCTCGCCAATCTGACTGAACTAAATCTCAGCGGCAATTATATCGCTTCGTACAGCGAAAGTGATGTTCGCTATCTTTCTAATTTGCGAGCCCTCGATATTAGTGGAAATAAGTTTACGTCTCTCCGGCCCGCAATGTGGACGACCTTACCGCAACTAATTTCCCTAGACGTGTCACGCAATCCTATAGTTCGAATACAACGTGGTCTCTTCGACGGACTCGATCGTTTGCTTTATCTCAAGATGGATAACCTACGATATTTAGAAACTATAGAACCTCGAGCGTTTCGTGCCTTAATTTCACTCAGATCACTCACATTCGAGTCCCCTACCGGTGATACTAGAGAAATTCCTATCACGGAAGTAGTTTCTGCCTCTCCTAATCTAGAAGCTATGGTGGTTGAAATACGCAGGGAGTCGTTGGACTCCCAGTTTTTGACTCTTCGAGCGCCTAAGCTGCGATCTTTAGAAGTGACCGGTAAGGCGATGCGTCGTGTTGCATCAAATGCTTTCACAGGGCTTGGTCGCCAGCGCTCTTTGTCTTTGAAATTAACCAATTCAGCGGTATCTGAACTACCACCAGGGCTCGCACGACCTCTGGTCCGTGTATCACATCTCACACTCGACTTCACAAACAATCACTTGGTTAGCTTCGGACCGGCGGTCCTCTATCCGAATCTGACAGGCTGGAACCGGTTCGCAACTAAACTTTTACCag GAGGCCTACTGCTAGCAGGAAATCCTCTGAGGTGTGGATGCTCGGCGTCGTGGGTGGGCGCGTGGCTGCGGCGCTGGACGAGCGAGGTGGGTGGAGGCTCACGCGCAGCGAGGGCGGTCGCGCGCCGGAGTGTCTGCGGGGCGAGCGCGCGCGCTCCGCTGCGACCTCTGTTGGAGCTGCACGCCGACGAGGCGGAGTGCCACGCCAGCGCGCTCTCCAGCCCCGCGGACAATCTTTACTTACACGTGTTCATCAAATTGATCGTCCTGACTCTCACTCTCGTATCCTCATTTAGTTAG